CGCTCCGGAATTTGAACTGACCGACCAGAACGGAGGCGCGTTTGCATCGAGTGAACTGGAAGGTCGCGTCTGGATCGCGAATTTTGTTTTCACACGCTGTGCCTCGACCTGTCCGCGCCAGACTCAGGCCCTGGCGGAACTCCAGCGGCAGATACTCCGCTGGCCGGGCGGTGACCGGGTACGGCTTCTGAGCTTTTCCGTCGATCCCGAATTCGATACCCCGCAGGTGCTTCGGGAATACGCAGAACGCTACGGCGCCGATCAGAATCAGTGGAAGTTCCTGACGGGTTCGCGGGCGGACATCTGGTCAATCAGCGGCGATGGATTCAAGCTGCCGGTCAGCGAAGCCGCGGCCGATTCCGCGATGCCGATCACGCACAGTCCGCGGTTCATCCTGGTCGACGCGCGGGGGAAAGTCCGGGGTTTCTACGATTCGCAGTCGGCCGACGAAATCCGGCAGCTTCGACACCACCTGCGGAAACTGCTTTCCGAAGACAGCGGCGATCCGGATCAGGTTACTCACGTCGGCGTGCCGCCCGATGTGTTCGACCCTGACTGGCTGGAGTCTCGGCGCGCAGAGCAACTGGCGACCGCCGACGAAAGCAACGTTTTCAAGGGCTTCCATCTTACGGACCGCGTGGAAGATAGTGGCATCACGTTCGTCAGCCACGCCACGATGGATGCCGGCAAGTTCTGGAAGCCGAATCACTACGATCACGGGAACGGTCTGGCGGTTGCCGACGTTGACGGCGACGGCAGGAAGGATGTGTATTTCGTCAGCCAGGTGGGTCCGAACGAACTGTGGCGAAATCTCGGAAACGGCAGGTTCGAGAACATCACGGCCGAGGCTGATGTGGCCCTGGAACAGCGCATCAGCATCAGCGCGTCCTTTGCTGATACCGACAACGACGGCGATCAGGATCTGATGGTGACGACCGTCCGCCACGGCAATGTGTTCTTCGAAAACGATGGTTCCGGAAATTTCCGGGATGCAACGGAAGATTCCGGTCTGAGCTACACGGGGCATTCCTCGTCGGTGGAGTTCTTTGACTACGATCGAGACGGCCTGCTGGACGTGTTTCTGACCAACGTCGGTGTGTACACGACCGACGAAGTTGCATGGAACGGCGATCCCGATCAGCAGCAGTACCCGTATTTCGTGGGAATCAGGGATGCATTCGGAGGCCACTTGTTCCCGTCAAAGTCGGAACGCAGCATTCTGTACCGAAACCTTGGAGAAAACCGGTTTCAGGACGTTTCGGAGGAAACCGGACTTGTCGATGTGTCCTGGTCGGGCGATGCCACGCCGCTGGATGTCAACGGTGACGGCTGGACCGATCTGTATCTGACAAGCATGCAGGGAAACGACGAGTACTACGAAAACGTCGAAGGACAGCGGTTTGAACGAAGAAGCCGCGAGGTCTTCCCGAAGACTCCCTGGGGCGCGATGGGAGTCAAGTCCTTCGATTACAACAACGACGGCCGCATGGACCTGCTGATCACCGACATGCACTCCGACATGTGGGAGCTGTCGAAGAACATTCTGGGATCGGACGAGAAACTGCGGCCCGGCGACACCGTGATGCCTGAGTCCTATCTGAAGACAGACGGCCACAGCATCTTCGGCAACGCACTGTTCAGAAACGAAGGCGACGGCGTGTTCCGCGATGTGGCTCTGGAAACAAATACGGAAAACTTCTGGCCGTGGGGAGTCAGTGTCGGCGACCTGAACGCGGACGGATTTCAGGATGTCCTGATGTGTTCGTGCATGAATCTTCCGT
This is a stretch of genomic DNA from Planctomycetaceae bacterium. It encodes these proteins:
- a CDS encoding FG-GAP-like repeat-containing protein, whose translation is MNRPEKSSGAARRRQNPPWLLKAGLFATATLLLAGTGCDSETTTSGPSTADGPAKSVVAGKDEAAESASPDVPDDAPAGAAADRLPELFTAPEFELTDQNGGAFASSELEGRVWIANFVFTRCASTCPRQTQALAELQRQILRWPGGDRVRLLSFSVDPEFDTPQVLREYAERYGADQNQWKFLTGSRADIWSISGDGFKLPVSEAAADSAMPITHSPRFILVDARGKVRGFYDSQSADEIRQLRHHLRKLLSEDSGDPDQVTHVGVPPDVFDPDWLESRRAEQLATADESNVFKGFHLTDRVEDSGITFVSHATMDAGKFWKPNHYDHGNGLAVADVDGDGRKDVYFVSQVGPNELWRNLGNGRFENITAEADVALEQRISISASFADTDNDGDQDLMVTTVRHGNVFFENDGSGNFRDATEDSGLSYTGHSSSVEFFDYDRDGLLDVFLTNVGVYTTDEVAWNGDPDQQQYPYFVGIRDAFGGHLFPSKSERSILYRNLGENRFQDVSEETGLVDVSWSGDATPLDVNGDGWTDLYLTSMQGNDEYYENVEGQRFERRSREVFPKTPWGAMGVKSFDYNNDGRMDLLITDMHSDMWELSKNILGSDEKLRPGDTVMPESYLKTDGHSIFGNALFRNEGDGVFRDVALETNTENFWPWGVSVGDLNADGFQDVLMCSCMNLPFRYHVNSLLLNDAGERFVDAEFIVGIEPRRDGRTAAVWYELDCSGADADHDMCRDRTGRVVVWGALGTRSAAIFDLDDDGDLDIVTNDFNSQPMVLISDLSTANPDRSYLAIDLQGTKSNRNGLGARVQVTVSNRVLTQVQDGQSGYLSQSVLPLYFGLDGSDVVDEIAIEWPSGTRQVVPGPVSVNQQLTIQETP